A single window of Vidua chalybeata isolate OUT-0048 chromosome 7, bVidCha1 merged haplotype, whole genome shotgun sequence DNA harbors:
- the CDK5R2 gene encoding cyclin-dependent kinase 5 activator 2 translates to MGTVLSLSPAASSGKGGGGGGLLAEKAPGRVPGKGESRLKRPGVLISALTWKRLVAASAKKKKSTKKVTPKPGGGAPGGAPGQPDPLVVQRNRENLRKSVVGPADGAKQGPLAVPVPTVPSAPQELHPGSGGGKPPPPPAGSRPPGSPRRVVVQASTGELLRCLGDFVCRRCYRLKELSPGELISWFRSVDRSLLLQGWQDQGFITPANLVFVYLLCREALRGEDIGSQAELQAAFLTCLYLAYSYMGNEISYPLKPFLVEGDKGRFWERCLGIIQRLSAKMLRINADPHYFTQLFQDLKSEGEGGDGSKHWTISLDR, encoded by the coding sequence ATGGGCACGgtgctctccctctcccccgCCGCCTCTTCGGGCaagggcggcggcggcggggggctgCTGGCCGAGAAGGCGCCGGGAAGGGTGCCGGGCAAGGGCGAGAGCCGGCTGAAGCGCCCCGGCGTGCTCATCTCGGCGCTAACCTGGAAGCGGCTGGTGGCCGCCTCGgccaagaagaagaaaagcaccAAGAAGGTGACGCCGAAGCCCGGCGGCGGGGCCCCGGGGGGGGCTCCGGGCCAGCCCGACCCGCTGGTGGTGCAGCGCAATCGCGAGAATTTGCGCAAGTCGGTGGTGGGGCCGGCCGACGGTGCCAAGCAGGGCCCGCTGGCCGTGCCGGTGCCCACAGTGCCCTCGGCGCCGCAGGAGCTGCACCCGGGCTCCGGCGGGGGAAAGCCGCCACCGCCGCCGGCCGGCAGCCGCCCCCCGGGATCTCCGCGCCGCGTGGTGGTGCAGGCGTCCACCGGCGAGCTGCTGCGCTGCTTGGGGGACTTCGTCTGCCGCCGCTGCTACCGCCTGAAGGAGCTGAGCCCCGGCGAACTCATCTCGTGGTTTCGCAGCGTGGACCGctcgctgctgctgcagggctggcaggaccAGGGCTTCATCACCCCGGCCAACCTGGTGTTCGTCTACCTGCTGTGCCGGGAAGCGCTGCGGGGCGAAGACATCGGGAGCCAGGCGGAGCTGCAGGCCGCCTTCCTCACCTGCCTCTATCTCGCCTACTCCTACATGGGCAACGAGATCTCCTACCCGCTCAAGCCCTTCCTGGTGGAGGGAGACAAGGGTCGCTTCTGGGAGCGCTGCCTGGGCATCATCCAGCGCCTCAGCGCCAAGATGCTGCGAATCAACGCGGACCCGCACTACTTCACGCAACTCTTCCAGGACCTCAAGAGCGAGGGCGAGGGCGGAGACGGGTCCAAGCACTGGACGATCAGCCTGGACCGTTAG
- the FEV gene encoding protein FEV: MRHGTGAVPLLLNMYLPDPVGETLFKDGKSQAWGSLNPGVQKGSGQIQLWQFLLELLSDRANLNCIAWEGTNGEFKLIDPDEVARRWGERKSKPNMNYDKLSRALRYYYDKNIMTKVHGKRYAYKFDFHGLAQVCQPTTPDHTLYKFQGNLAPLPFSGISKLNLMTSGVTPAGFSYWPGSSPSLYPGHGLQPSASFSAMAASHLNNMNNHYH, translated from the exons ATGAGACACGGCACCGGAGCGGTGCCACTGCTGCTCAACATGTACCTGCCAG atCCAGTCGGGGAAACTTTGTTCAAAGACGGGAAGAGCCAGGCGTGGGGGTCTCTCAACCCCGGCGTGCAGAAAG GCAGCGGGCAGATCCAACTGTGGCAGTTCTTGCTGGAGCTGCTTTCGGACCGGGCCAACCTGAACTGCATCGCCTGGGAAGGCACAAACGGGGAGTTCAAGCTGATTGACCCTGACGAGGTGGCGCGGCGCTGGGGTGAACGGAAGAGCAAACCCAACATGAATTACGACAAGCTGAGCCGCGCGCTGCGCTACTACTACGACAAGAACATCATGACCAAGGTCCATGGCAAGCGCTACGCCTACAAGTTCGACTTCCACGGGCTGGCACAGGTGTGCCAGCCAACCACCCCCGATCACACTCTCTACAAATTCCAGGGCAACCTGGCACCACTGCCCTTCTCGGGCATCTCCAAACTCAACCTCATGACCTCGGGAGTGACACCAGCTGGTTTCTCCTactggcctggctccagcccgTCCCTCTACCCTGGGCAtgggctccagccctcagcctCGTTCAGTGCCATGGCAGCCTCCCACCTCAACAACATGAACAACCATTACCATTAG
- the CRYBA2 gene encoding beta-crystallin A2, which yields MTSSEAMDTLGQYKITVWEEENFQGKRCEFLMECPSIMERGFRKIRSIKVESGPWVGFEYPEYQGQQFILEKGDYPRWEAWSGNSGYRTEHLLSFRPVKCANHNDSKVILYEAENFQGHKFELSDDYPSLQAMGWGNKEVASIKVNAGAWVAYQYPGYRGYQYVLERDRQNGEFKKYNEYSSQAHTNQIQSIRRVQH from the exons ATGACCAGCAGTGAAGCCATGGACACCCTGGGGCAGTACAAGATCACtgtgtgggaggaggagaacttCCAGGGCAAGCGCTGCGAATTCCTCATGGAGTGCCCCAGCATCATGGAGCGCGGCTTCCGCAAGATCCGCTCCATCAAGGTGGAGTCTGGCCC cTGGGTAGGCTTCGAGTACCCTGAGTACCAGGGACAGCAGTTTATCCTGGAGAAGGGTGACTATCCCCGGTGGGAGGCCTGGAGCGGGAACAGTGGCTACCGGACCGAGCACCTCCTCTCCTTCCGGCCTGTCAAATGTGCA AACCACAATGACAGCAAAGTCATCCTCTACGAGGCTGAGAACTTCCAGGGTCACAAGTTTGAGCTGAGTGACGACTATCCCTCGCTGCAGGCCATGGGCTGGGGCAACAAGGAGGTGGCATCCATCAAAGTGAACGCCGGAGC GTGGGTGGCATACCAGTACCCAGGATACAGGGGCTACCAGTACGTGCTGGAGCGGGACAGACAGAACGGCGAGTTCAAGAAGTACAATGAATACAGCAGCCAGGCCCACACCAACCAGATCCAATCCATCCGCCGCGTCCAGCACTGA